CGCCTCGTCGAACGAGGTCTTGAGCGCGTAGTAGACGCCGCCGAAGACCGCGCCGTACACGAAGGCGACGGCCCGCCCGTCCACCTCGAGCCAGAAGCAGCTCAGGCGGCCGGCGCCCGCGAGGACGCGCGTGACGTCCCCGTAGAACCCCTCCGCCCCACGCCCTCCGATGGACGTCCCCTCGCCCTCTCTCCAGCTGCGCGCGTCCACCGCCACGAAGCCGGCCACAAGGGCGTCGAGGTCGGTGTCGGGGGCGAGCTCGCGGAAGACGAACCCGGCCTCCCGCTCGGCCTTCCGGAGCTTGCGCTCCCACTCGTGCGTGACCTTCCGGGGACGCGACGCGAGGTACTCGTCCCACGACCCGGCGATGTCCACGTGCGGGGACACGCGCCCGGGCGTCTCGAGCGGCAGGTAGCCCGCGTCGCGGCACGCGCTGAGCGCCCCGTAGGTCGGCGAGTCGCGGGGGACGCTGCGAAGCGCTGCCGCGACGCCGCGCCGCCTCAGGTGGCCGAGCGCCGCACCGAGGAACGCGGGCGCGTCGCACTCCGAGACGAGCGCCTCGCCGCGGAGGGAGAGGAAGTTCACGGGGAACTCGACGACGCGCCCGCGCGCGAAGAGCGGCGCGAGGCCGACGGGCACGCCCGCGTCCACG
This sequence is a window from Candidatus Effluviviaceae Genus I sp.. Protein-coding genes within it:
- a CDS encoding GNAT family N-acetyltransferase, with the translated sequence MIEIVEHRSLDAADLTRAWDDLTDAGSCPSIFVSRPWVAAWAAAFGGGLEPLALVGVDAGVPVGLAPLFARGRVVEFPVNFLSLRGEALVSECDAPAFLGAALGHLRRRGVAAALRSVPRDSPTYGALSACRDAGYLPLETPGRVSPHVDIAGSWDEYLASRPRKVTHEWERKLRKAEREAGFVFRELAPDTDLDALVAGFVAVDARSWREGEGTSIGGRGAEGFYGDVTRVLAGAGRLSCFWLEVDGRAVAFVYGAVFGGVYYALKTSFDEAFSKLSPGVVLFHGAIRRAFEAGLSRFDFVGETARWKEEWATGRREHASVVLYPAGPGGLAGYARDAWLKPAVRRLRGGRP